In one Streptomyces marincola genomic region, the following are encoded:
- a CDS encoding NAD(P)H-binding protein, whose translation MIGILGASGAVGRHAVAALARAGAGPLRLGARRPGAIRVDPAWRDATAVAADAGDADSLAAFAAGCRVVLNCAGPSYALKDTVARAALAAGADYVDVLGDDPAREALLAAGGPPPGRTVLLSAGVVPGLSALLHRRLTELSAGDASPPTRLVTYAGGLEPATRTVAADILLSLNAGGVDGEPYGHPLAAWREGRRRPGVLRVDENAEVPYYPERVAVQPLLTAEVERGAAAAGLAEADWYNVFPGRQVRALFTALPTLPADTPRQREEVIDRVIRASEIDLAGADPYYRLVVTLSGPDRSRTAHAHTDDSYRLTAAVAAHAVLAVRDGRVAPGLHFAGDVLAPREVIDGLVATGAAEVAIHESAGGHAAPGDGFGGSGDGFGGSGGSGGFADGFEDGAL comes from the coding sequence ATGATCGGCATCCTGGGGGCCTCGGGCGCGGTGGGGCGGCACGCCGTCGCCGCGCTCGCCCGGGCGGGCGCGGGGCCGCTGCGCCTGGGCGCGCGCCGGCCCGGCGCCATCCGCGTCGACCCGGCGTGGCGGGACGCCACCGCCGTGGCGGCGGACGCGGGCGACGCGGACTCGCTCGCGGCGTTCGCCGCCGGCTGCCGCGTCGTCCTCAACTGCGCGGGTCCCAGCTACGCGTTGAAGGACACGGTGGCCAGGGCCGCGCTCGCCGCGGGCGCCGACTACGTCGACGTGCTCGGCGACGACCCGGCGCGCGAGGCACTGCTCGCCGCCGGCGGGCCGCCGCCCGGCCGCACCGTCCTGCTGTCGGCCGGTGTGGTGCCCGGCCTGTCCGCGCTGCTGCACCGCCGGCTGACGGAGCTCTCGGCGGGCGACGCGAGCCCCCCGACGCGGCTGGTCACGTACGCGGGCGGCCTTGAGCCGGCCACGCGCACCGTCGCCGCCGACATCCTGCTGTCCCTGAACGCCGGCGGCGTGGACGGCGAACCGTACGGCCACCCGCTGGCCGCGTGGCGCGAGGGGCGGCGCAGGCCCGGGGTGCTGCGCGTCGACGAGAACGCCGAGGTGCCCTACTACCCCGAACGGGTCGCCGTCCAGCCGCTGCTGACCGCCGAGGTGGAGCGGGGCGCGGCGGCGGCGGGCCTGGCCGAGGCCGACTGGTACAACGTGTTCCCCGGCCGGCAGGTGCGCGCCCTGTTCACCGCCCTGCCGACCCTGCCCGCGGACACCCCGCGGCAGCGCGAGGAAGTGATCGACCGCGTCATCAGGGCGAGCGAGATCGACCTCGCGGGCGCCGACCCCTACTACCGCCTGGTGGTCACGCTGTCGGGCCCCGACCGGTCGAGGACGGCGCACGCGCACACCGACGACAGCTACCGGCTCACCGCCGCCGTCGCCGCCCACGCCGTGCTCGCGGTGCGCGACGGGCGGGTGGCGCCCGGCCTCCACTTCGCCGGCGACGTGCTGGCGCCCCGCGAGGTGATCGACGGGCTCGTCGCGACCGGCGCGGCCGAGGTGGCGATCCACGAGAGCGCGGGCGGCCACGCGGCGCCAGGCGACGGCTTCGGTGGCTCCGGTGACGGCTTCGGTGGCTCGGGTGGCTCCGGCGGCTTCGCGGACGGCTTCGAGGACGGTGCGCTGTGA
- a CDS encoding non-ribosomal peptide synthetase codes for MNAPNTRDAQAIVTDLEKDGIRLWEEHGALRFRAPRGALTEERRALLRANREEVIAHLAERARATRLTPDPEGAHRPFPLTDIQAAYLVGRGDAYRYGGVACHVYTELAHPSGTDPDRLGAAWWAIVRRHDMLRAVVHPDGYQEVLPDMPERPIPVTDLRGATAEEAERHVAAVRAELAARVPPTDVPPLFELRMTRLDDALLLHLSIDQLIVDYASLLVVLAELEDAYHGRPLAPLDIRFRDYVLARRKQTLTGEYAKHRDYWTRRLPELPGPPELPLADDPEAAGPFRRHETVLSAAERQAFEANAAAHGLTASAAALTAYAEVIGRWSRTPAFTLNVPTFTRLPLHEDVDRLVGDFTAVELLAVDLRPRQTFAERVRTLSAGLLDDLAHSLFTGSQVLAELARLRETRTLLMPVVFTSTLGSATTRRPAAEVRHAQTQTPQVWLDCQVMERGEELALSWDVREGVLAGDTAADLFAAFAALMRRLAADPGAWREPAATELPERTRAVRARVNDTAAPAPRAPLHDAVLATARRVPDRIALVDREGPVTYAELIRHANGVAKALTAAGAGPGDIVAITMDKGREQVAGVLGTLLAGAAYLPLDTTQPPLRRAAILTDAKARVLLTQSWLRADDDRPADIPAIDVDTLPGTGTAPPAAGTDPDAPAYVIYTSGSTGAPKGVVISHAAALNTIADINRRFSVTGRDRVFALAQLGFDLSVYDLFGPLSLGATVVLPDPERRGDPSAWAETVRREHVTIWNSVPGQLQMLHDYLRADDPPLPSLRLAMLSGDWIPLALPEAVKRWAPRMATHSLGGATEASIWSIHHPVDGPRPGWRSVPYGTPLTNQTFHVLDSALRPRPDLVAGDLYIGGAGLALGYLGDAERTAAAFVRHPDTGERLYRTGDIGRYHPDGVIEFLGRADTQVKIRGYRIELGEIQAAVESLPETGAAAVVVAGGRGDASTGSSRTLAAFVEPAHRAALLPVPDALRPALDAAMREAADGVDLPALTAFRAALNEAALSSMCDTLAPAFAGAPGPRTAAQVCAALDAAPAHHRLVRRWLRGLVAAGRLTAEADGGYSALAVPEPGATERAWERAAAGEREAAWSTELFGVVRDCAAHLPRLLSGRAAPADLPFSDAAPGALAAAYQGNPAARALHRVLVAGVAAIARSHPAGTPLRVLEVGLRGGGAVGELAPALDGFDYDYLATDSAARHRAPVEQRFADEPRVRCAPFDPAADPRAQGLAPNSVDVLVCVGVLDNLPDAGAALDRLSALVAPGGWLVLLENTDDEDHALRISTEFLPEHGGPFTDARAEGERSFLDAGQWTAYLERDGGQVVAAFPTGEQAAAGYGQRLWFARPKPAREPVSVPVLAARCAELLPEYAVPTRWQVLDRLPLTANGKLDRALMETWAAQAEQQQETTASGVPRDDLERAIAALWAELLGIDEVGRDDDLFALGGDSLLVARIVGRLRDGLDGVEGVEWDLEWEVVLRHLLRRPTVAGLADYLRGVSDAPEHGGRQEASPIVVLDEPAQGPVTVLVHAGTGTLLPYRPLITELRGRPGGRTGLLGLEIPELDAFLGADPAGLIDRIAARYARALLDAGHTAFDIVGYCVGGVIATEVARNLAESGAEVRSLTVISSHSPTFRIDDELLSEYSFALMMGMDLAAIGFPADPQRAGAAVAAVLDRSPDAIVDGALTGLGGEHADVAAAFAALENVPRMRRVARMCEALPPALAGTYQPEGLLRALRTYQQSLYALSRHRAEPYAGDITFLRHNGAYPFPGSADTITDHWAKICLGTLRTRDIPGEHFTCMTGGHVPTVAGHLRDIIEGETA; via the coding sequence ATGAACGCCCCGAACACCCGGGACGCGCAGGCCATCGTCACCGACCTGGAGAAGGACGGCATCCGGCTCTGGGAGGAGCACGGCGCTCTCCGCTTCCGCGCGCCCAGGGGCGCACTCACCGAGGAGCGGCGCGCGCTGCTGCGCGCGAACCGCGAGGAGGTCATCGCCCACCTCGCGGAACGCGCCCGCGCCACGCGGCTGACCCCGGACCCCGAGGGCGCGCACCGGCCGTTCCCGCTGACCGACATCCAGGCCGCCTACCTCGTCGGACGCGGCGACGCCTACCGCTACGGCGGCGTCGCCTGCCACGTCTACACCGAACTCGCGCACCCGTCCGGCACCGACCCGGACCGGCTCGGCGCCGCCTGGTGGGCGATCGTGCGACGGCACGACATGCTGCGGGCCGTCGTGCACCCCGACGGGTACCAGGAGGTGCTGCCGGACATGCCCGAGCGGCCCATCCCCGTCACCGACCTGCGCGGCGCCACGGCCGAGGAGGCAGAGCGCCACGTGGCCGCGGTCCGCGCCGAACTGGCCGCCCGGGTCCCGCCCACCGACGTGCCGCCGCTGTTCGAGCTGCGGATGACCCGGCTCGACGACGCGCTGCTCCTGCACCTGTCCATCGACCAGCTGATCGTGGACTACGCCAGCCTGCTCGTCGTCCTCGCGGAACTTGAGGACGCCTACCACGGCAGGCCGCTCGCGCCGCTCGACATCAGGTTCCGCGACTACGTGCTCGCCCGCCGCAAGCAGACGCTGACCGGCGAGTACGCCAAGCACCGCGACTACTGGACCCGGCGGCTGCCCGAGCTGCCCGGCCCGCCGGAACTGCCGCTGGCCGACGACCCGGAGGCGGCCGGGCCGTTCCGCCGCCACGAGACCGTGCTGAGCGCGGCGGAGCGGCAGGCGTTCGAGGCGAACGCCGCGGCCCACGGGCTCACCGCGTCCGCCGCCGCGCTCACCGCCTACGCGGAGGTGATCGGCCGCTGGAGCCGCACGCCCGCGTTCACGCTCAACGTGCCCACGTTCACCCGGCTTCCGCTGCACGAGGACGTCGACCGCCTGGTCGGCGACTTCACCGCCGTCGAACTGCTCGCCGTCGACCTGCGGCCCCGGCAGACCTTCGCGGAACGCGTCAGGACGCTGAGCGCGGGCCTCCTCGACGACCTGGCGCACTCGCTGTTCACCGGCAGCCAGGTGCTCGCGGAACTCGCCAGGCTCCGCGAGACGCGGACGCTGCTGATGCCCGTGGTGTTCACCAGCACCCTCGGCTCGGCCACCACGCGCCGGCCGGCCGCCGAGGTCAGGCACGCGCAGACCCAGACCCCGCAGGTGTGGCTCGACTGCCAGGTCATGGAACGCGGCGAGGAACTGGCCCTGAGCTGGGACGTGCGCGAGGGCGTCCTCGCGGGCGACACCGCCGCCGACCTCTTCGCCGCCTTCGCCGCGCTCATGAGGCGGCTGGCCGCCGACCCCGGCGCCTGGCGCGAACCCGCCGCGACCGAACTGCCGGAGCGCACCCGCGCCGTGCGCGCCCGCGTCAACGACACCGCCGCGCCCGCGCCCCGCGCCCCGCTGCACGACGCGGTGCTCGCCACCGCGCGCCGCGTCCCCGACCGGATCGCGCTCGTCGACCGGGAAGGACCCGTGACGTACGCCGAGCTGATCCGGCACGCGAACGGCGTCGCCAAGGCCCTGACCGCCGCCGGGGCAGGACCGGGCGACATCGTCGCGATCACCATGGACAAGGGCAGGGAGCAGGTCGCGGGCGTGCTCGGCACCCTCCTGGCCGGCGCCGCCTACCTGCCGCTCGACACCACCCAGCCCCCGCTGCGCCGCGCCGCGATCCTCACCGACGCCAAGGCCCGCGTCCTGCTCACCCAGTCGTGGCTGCGCGCCGACGACGACCGGCCGGCGGACATCCCCGCCATCGACGTCGACACCCTCCCCGGCACCGGCACCGCGCCGCCGGCCGCGGGCACCGACCCGGACGCGCCCGCCTACGTCATCTACACCTCGGGGTCGACCGGCGCCCCCAAGGGCGTGGTGATCAGCCACGCCGCCGCGCTGAACACGATCGCCGACATCAACCGCAGGTTCTCCGTCACCGGGCGGGACCGCGTGTTCGCCCTGGCGCAGCTCGGGTTCGACCTGTCCGTGTACGACCTGTTCGGTCCGCTGTCCCTGGGCGCCACCGTCGTGCTGCCCGACCCCGAGCGGCGCGGCGACCCCTCCGCCTGGGCCGAGACCGTCAGGCGCGAGCACGTCACCATCTGGAACTCGGTGCCGGGACAGCTCCAGATGCTGCACGACTACCTGCGCGCCGACGACCCGCCGCTGCCCTCGCTGCGGCTCGCGATGCTCTCGGGCGACTGGATACCCCTCGCCCTCCCCGAGGCCGTCAAGCGCTGGGCGCCCCGCATGGCGACGCACAGCCTCGGCGGGGCGACGGAGGCGTCCATCTGGTCGATCCACCACCCCGTCGACGGGCCGCGCCCCGGCTGGCGGAGCGTTCCGTACGGCACGCCGCTGACCAACCAGACCTTCCACGTCCTCGACTCCGCGCTGCGGCCCCGGCCCGACCTGGTGGCCGGCGACCTCTACATCGGGGGAGCGGGCCTCGCCCTCGGCTACCTCGGGGACGCCGAACGCACCGCCGCCGCCTTCGTGCGGCACCCCGACACCGGTGAACGCCTCTACCGCACCGGCGACATCGGCCGCTACCACCCCGACGGCGTCATCGAGTTCCTCGGCCGGGCCGACACCCAGGTCAAGATCCGCGGTTACCGCATCGAACTGGGCGAGATCCAGGCGGCCGTGGAGTCCCTGCCCGAGACCGGGGCCGCCGCGGTCGTCGTCGCCGGCGGGCGCGGCGACGCGAGCACCGGCTCCTCCCGCACGCTGGCCGCGTTCGTCGAACCCGCCCACCGCGCCGCGCTCCTGCCCGTGCCCGACGCGCTGCGGCCCGCGCTCGACGCGGCCATGCGGGAGGCGGCCGACGGGGTCGACCTGCCCGCGCTGACCGCGTTCCGCGCCGCGCTGAACGAGGCCGCGCTGTCCTCGATGTGCGACACGCTCGCCCCCGCGTTCGCCGGCGCCCCCGGGCCCCGCACCGCCGCGCAGGTCTGCGCCGCGCTCGACGCCGCCCCGGCGCACCACCGCCTCGTCAGGCGCTGGCTGCGCGGCCTGGTGGCGGCCGGCCGCCTGACGGCGGAGGCCGACGGCGGCTACTCCGCCCTGGCCGTGCCGGAGCCGGGTGCCACGGAACGGGCTTGGGAACGCGCCGCGGCCGGCGAGCGCGAAGCCGCGTGGAGCACCGAGCTGTTCGGCGTCGTGCGCGACTGCGCCGCCCACCTGCCCCGCCTGCTCTCCGGCCGGGCCGCGCCCGCCGACCTGCCGTTCTCCGACGCGGCCCCCGGCGCGCTCGCCGCCGCCTACCAGGGCAACCCCGCCGCGCGCGCCCTGCACCGCGTGCTCGTCGCCGGCGTCGCCGCCATCGCCCGCAGCCACCCGGCCGGCACCCCGCTGCGGGTGCTCGAAGTCGGACTGCGCGGCGGCGGCGCCGTGGGCGAACTCGCGCCCGCGCTCGACGGGTTCGACTACGACTACCTGGCGACGGATTCCGCCGCACGGCACCGGGCGCCCGTCGAGCAGCGGTTCGCGGACGAACCGCGCGTGCGCTGCGCCCCGTTCGACCCGGCCGCGGACCCCCGCGCCCAGGGCCTCGCCCCCAACTCCGTGGACGTGCTGGTGTGCGTGGGCGTGCTGGACAACCTCCCCGACGCGGGCGCGGCACTCGACCGGCTGTCGGCCCTGGTCGCCCCGGGCGGCTGGCTGGTGCTGCTGGAGAACACCGACGACGAGGACCACGCCCTGCGGATCTCCACCGAGTTCCTGCCCGAGCACGGCGGCCCGTTCACCGACGCGCGCGCCGAGGGCGAGCGGTCGTTCCTCGACGCCGGGCAGTGGACCGCGTACCTCGAACGCGACGGCGGCCAGGTCGTCGCCGCCTTCCCTACCGGGGAGCAGGCCGCGGCCGGCTACGGGCAGCGGCTGTGGTTCGCGCGCCCCAAGCCCGCGCGCGAGCCGGTCTCGGTGCCCGTACTGGCCGCGCGCTGCGCCGAGTTGCTGCCCGAGTACGCCGTGCCCACCCGGTGGCAGGTGCTCGACCGCCTGCCGCTGACGGCGAACGGGAAGCTGGACCGCGCGCTCATGGAGACCTGGGCGGCGCAGGCCGAGCAGCAGCAGGAGACGACCGCGTCCGGCGTGCCGCGGGACGATCTGGAACGGGCCATCGCGGCGCTGTGGGCCGAACTCCTCGGCATCGACGAGGTCGGCCGCGACGACGACCTGTTCGCGCTCGGCGGCGACTCGCTGCTCGTGGCCCGCATCGTCGGCCGGCTCAGGGACGGCCTCGACGGCGTGGAGGGCGTCGAGTGGGACCTCGAATGGGAGGTCGTCCTGCGCCACCTGCTGCGCCGGCCGACGGTCGCGGGCCTGGCCGACTACCTCAGGGGCGTCTCGGACGCCCCCGAGCACGGCGGCCGGCAGGAGGCGTCCCCGATCGTGGTGCTCGACGAGCCCGCGCAGGGACCCGTCACGGTGCTCGTGCACGCGGGCACCGGCACGCTGCTGCCGTACCGGCCGCTGATCACCGAGCTGCGCGGGCGCCCCGGGGGCCGGACCGGCCTGCTCGGCCTTGAGATCCCGGAACTCGACGCGTTCCTCGGCGCCGACCCGGCCGGGCTCATCGACCGGATCGCCGCCCGGTACGCGCGGGCCCTGCTGGACGCCGGGCACACGGCGTTCGACATCGTCGGCTACTGCGTGGGCGGCGTCATCGCCACCGAAGTGGCCAGGAACCTGGCCGAGTCGGGGGCCGAGGTGCGCAGCCTCACCGTCATCAGCAGCCACAGCCCCACCTTCCGCATCGACGACGAACTGCTCTCCGAGTACTCCTTCGCGCTGATGATGGGCATGGACCTGGCCGCGATCGGCTTCCCCGCCGATCCGCAGCGGGCGGGGGCGGCCGTCGCCGCGGTGCTCGACCGGTCGCCCGACGCGATCGTGGACGGCGCGCTCACCGGCCTCGGCGGCGAACACGCCGACGTCGCCGCCGCGTTCGCCGCGCTGGAGAACGTGCCGAGGATGCGCCGCGTCGCGCGCATGTGCGAGGCACTGCCGCCCGCGCTGGCCGGCACCTACCAGCCGGAGGGCCTGCTGCGGGCGCTGCGCACCTACCAGCAGAGCCTGTACGCGCTCAGCCGGCACCGCGCCGAGCCGTACGCGGGGGACATCACGTTCCTGCGGCACAACGGGGCCTACCCGTTCCCCGGCAGCGCGGACACCATCACCGACCACTGGGCGAAGATCTGCCTCGGCACGCTGCGCACCCGCGACATCCCGGGCGAGCACTTCACCTGCATGACCGGCGGGCACGTGCCGACGGTCGCCGGGCACCTGCGCGACATCATCGAAGGGGAGACGGCATGA